The Acidicapsa ligni genome has a window encoding:
- a CDS encoding DMT family transporter: protein MTNVQKTGRMTGGQTRRLTWLGYGSCAMAGCLWGTGFYFGKLALREMSVGHMVLYRFLFASLGMLPVLLVSALHPTGPKWSAREWRTLLIAAALGIPIQFLLQFAGLARTTVSHASLMVGTMPVLLALGATIWSGERLDRIGWIALAGSTVGAALIVMGGHPASAAGSGPTLAGDLLVVLSLTIALGWILLNKHLMEVHSPLTVTAYGILSGTAMLAAWVVTVDGPPPVMHVSRTAWLALAASGVLCTATTTLLWNWGIHHVPASRAGVFLNIEPALGSLLGVELLGDTLGPFAWVGGGLILAAAVTLTARGQKMEPEVILE, encoded by the coding sequence ATGACAAATGTTCAAAAGACCGGGCGGATGACCGGAGGGCAGACAAGGCGATTGACCTGGCTGGGCTATGGGTCTTGTGCGATGGCCGGATGCCTGTGGGGAACAGGATTTTACTTTGGCAAGCTTGCGCTACGAGAGATGAGCGTGGGGCATATGGTGCTGTACCGGTTTTTGTTTGCCAGCCTGGGCATGCTGCCGGTGTTGCTGGTGAGTGCGCTACACCCAACTGGCCCGAAGTGGTCAGCGCGGGAATGGCGGACGTTGCTGATTGCTGCGGCGCTGGGGATTCCGATTCAGTTTCTGCTGCAGTTTGCCGGGTTGGCCAGGACTACGGTCAGTCATGCATCGCTGATGGTGGGGACGATGCCGGTGTTGCTGGCTTTGGGGGCGACGATCTGGTCGGGGGAACGGCTTGATCGTATTGGATGGATCGCGCTGGCGGGATCGACGGTTGGAGCGGCCCTGATCGTGATGGGTGGACATCCGGCTTCGGCGGCGGGTTCAGGTCCAACGCTGGCGGGCGATCTGTTGGTGGTGCTTTCGCTGACGATTGCGTTGGGATGGATTTTGCTCAATAAGCATCTGATGGAGGTTCACAGCCCGCTGACTGTGACGGCTTACGGAATTCTCTCGGGGACGGCGATGCTGGCTGCCTGGGTGGTGACGGTGGATGGGCCTCCGCCGGTGATGCATGTGAGCAGGACGGCGTGGCTGGCGTTGGCTGCAAGTGGAGTGCTATGTACGGCGACGACTACGCTGCTTTGGAACTGGGGAATTCACCATGTGCCGGCATCGCGGGCGGGGGTATTTCTAAATATCGAACCGGCCCTTGGCTCTCTGCTGGGAGTGGAGTTACTAGGAGATACGCTGGGGCCGTTTGCGTGGGTGGGCGGTGGACTGATTCTGGCTGCGGCGGTGACGCTTACGGCGCGAGGGCAGAAGATGGAGCCGGAAGTGATATTGGAGTAA
- the holA gene encoding DNA polymerase III subunit delta, producing MSTQRSGVGFAATDRFVAEVAAATANPAALKPGYVLVGDEIFLYERCRRAVLQAFVPEELRDFCLSEMDLAQNSIFEILDRARTPSLMAPFQVVFVRNLKQLYTRGAKKDEFAEIDRYFRSPNPQALILFIADHLRIPADPRRMDMDDKNKFERLRETLGDHCSIVELARVDDTDAMRWVASTAQEQATRMDPDAARELVDALGSDMMLIASELEKLLLYTYGRGRITLGDVETMVLSAKQRSLYELTDAISSKDRPRALALLHGLLNSSEAGEEAAIGHLYMLARTFRQMLVILEKNVRDSRAIWQALWQGFRMPPFAADDLIRQARRYKSRRDLTRALRLIARADLELRSSPPDKRLVLERLIYDLASEPRPYAPAYASPQLTFEG from the coding sequence ATGAGCACTCAGCGCTCCGGCGTGGGCTTTGCCGCGACAGATCGTTTCGTTGCCGAGGTCGCAGCCGCTACCGCCAATCCTGCAGCTCTCAAACCTGGCTACGTTCTTGTCGGCGATGAAATCTTTCTCTACGAACGCTGCCGCCGGGCCGTCCTTCAGGCTTTCGTGCCCGAGGAGCTCCGCGACTTCTGCCTCTCAGAGATGGACCTGGCCCAGAACTCCATCTTTGAAATCCTGGACCGCGCCCGCACGCCATCCCTGATGGCTCCATTTCAAGTTGTCTTTGTCCGAAATCTAAAACAGCTCTACACCCGCGGCGCGAAAAAAGACGAGTTCGCCGAGATAGATCGCTACTTCCGTTCGCCCAATCCCCAGGCGCTCATCCTCTTCATCGCCGATCATCTCCGCATTCCCGCCGATCCACGCCGCATGGACATGGACGACAAAAACAAGTTCGAGCGTCTCCGCGAAACTCTCGGCGACCACTGCAGCATCGTCGAACTGGCCCGTGTCGATGACACCGACGCCATGCGCTGGGTCGCTTCCACCGCGCAGGAGCAGGCGACCAGGATGGATCCCGACGCGGCAAGGGAACTGGTCGACGCTCTCGGCTCCGACATGATGCTCATCGCCTCAGAACTCGAAAAACTCTTGCTCTACACCTACGGCCGCGGGCGCATCACTCTTGGCGATGTGGAGACAATGGTTCTCAGCGCCAAGCAGCGATCCTTGTATGAACTCACCGACGCCATCAGCTCCAAAGACCGGCCACGCGCTCTGGCCCTTCTGCACGGTCTGCTCAACAGCTCTGAAGCAGGCGAAGAAGCCGCCATCGGCCATCTCTACATGCTCGCCCGTACCTTCCGGCAGATGCTCGTCATCCTGGAGAAAAATGTGCGCGACTCTCGCGCCATCTGGCAGGCACTCTGGCAGGGTTTCCGCATGCCCCCATTCGCAGCCGACGATCTTATTCGCCAGGCTCGCCGCTACAAGAGCCGCCGCGATCTCACTCGAGCACTGCGCCTGATTGCCCGCGCCGATCTCGAATTACGTTCATCCCCACCCGACAAGCGTCTCGTCTTGGAACGTCTGATCTACGACCTCGCCAGCGAACCACGCCCCTATGCGCCCGCCTACGCCTCTCCGCAACTAACCTTCGAAGGCTAG
- the lptE gene encoding LPS assembly lipoprotein LptE: MRRFALFLAIASSVLCLNGCGYHTVGSATHLPAGTRSLSIPVFATKTTAYRTETVMTTAVVREFATRTRLRVTPDETSDSDLVLHGTILSQTVVPLTYNSQTQQSSSFLITIACSVVLNDREGKILYKNDKYVFRQQYQSTTDLPTFLEESPAAIERLSRDFAKSLVADVLEGF; encoded by the coding sequence ATGCGCAGGTTTGCTCTTTTTCTCGCGATAGCCTCGTCCGTCCTCTGCCTGAACGGTTGTGGCTACCACACCGTCGGCTCCGCCACACACCTGCCCGCAGGCACCAGGAGCCTGTCGATTCCGGTTTTTGCAACCAAAACTACTGCGTATCGAACAGAGACCGTGATGACTACCGCCGTCGTCCGCGAATTCGCAACGCGCACCCGTCTACGCGTCACGCCTGACGAAACATCCGACTCCGATCTCGTTCTGCATGGTACCATCCTCAGCCAGACCGTGGTCCCGCTCACCTATAACTCGCAGACCCAGCAGTCTTCAAGCTTCCTCATCACCATCGCCTGCTCAGTCGTACTCAACGATCGCGAAGGAAAAATCCTCTACAAGAACGACAAGTACGTCTTTCGCCAGCAGTATCAATCCACCACGGATCTGCCCACTTTCCTTGAAGAAAGCCCTGCGGCCATCGAACGTCTCTCCCGCGACTTCGCTAAATCCCTTGTCGCCGACGTCCTCGAAGGCTTCTGA
- a CDS encoding class I SAM-dependent methyltransferase encodes MKPGRISMTARGVASRRAAHQVLDDSPKVLDDPIAVPILGPEFFADPVRHADPRSRAFRAFMVARSRYAEDNLASAVAAGVSQYVVLGAGLDTFAYRNPFPTLRVFEVDVPAMQQWKRGMLQSATIAEPANLTFIPLDFEHQTLMSGLTEAGFDAQAPAFFTWLGVIPYLTLPAFRSTLDVVANLPTHSGITFDYSLSHDELSPRLQSAAKSLAARVAAAGEPFQLFFRSLQMDNELTSAGFQRIEQLDTIDLNVRYFANRSDGLELPAEGLGKLATAWV; translated from the coding sequence ATGAAGCCGGGCCGCATCAGCATGACAGCCAGGGGAGTAGCCAGTCGCCGGGCCGCACACCAGGTCCTTGACGACTCACCCAAAGTCCTCGACGACCCCATCGCGGTTCCCATCCTGGGTCCCGAATTCTTCGCCGACCCCGTCCGCCACGCCGATCCCAGATCGCGCGCCTTTCGCGCCTTCATGGTCGCTCGCAGCCGCTATGCAGAGGACAACCTGGCATCCGCAGTAGCCGCTGGTGTATCTCAGTACGTAGTTCTAGGCGCTGGCCTCGACACCTTCGCCTATCGCAATCCCTTTCCCACACTCCGCGTCTTTGAAGTGGACGTGCCTGCCATGCAGCAATGGAAGCGCGGTATGCTCCAGTCCGCAACCATCGCCGAGCCGGCCAATCTCACATTTATTCCCCTCGACTTCGAGCACCAGACACTCATGTCCGGCCTCACCGAAGCAGGCTTCGATGCTCAGGCACCGGCCTTCTTCACCTGGCTTGGCGTCATCCCCTATCTGACGCTTCCCGCCTTCCGTTCCACACTCGACGTCGTCGCCAATCTTCCAACCCATAGCGGAATCACCTTCGACTACTCCCTCTCTCACGACGAACTCAGCCCCCGATTGCAATCCGCGGCAAAATCCCTGGCCGCCCGAGTCGCTGCTGCCGGAGAGCCTTTCCAACTCTTCTTCCGCTCATTACAGATGGACAACGAACTCACCTCAGCAGGCTTCCAGCGCATCGAGCAACTCGACACCATAGACCTCAATGTCCGCTACTTTGCCAACCGCAGCGACGGCCTGGAGTTACCCGCCGAGGGACTGGGCAAACTCGCAACCGCCTGGGTTTGA
- a CDS encoding EamA family transporter → MNWIGWALLSALFAAATAILAKVGVAHIDSNLATAIRTTVVVVFAWAIALGLGKHNELRQVDGRAWLFLALSGLGTGLSWLCYFRALQLGPASRVAPLDKLSVVLVMLFAVIFLGEKLSPWAMVGGLMIAGGAVVMVLA, encoded by the coding sequence ATGAACTGGATTGGGTGGGCTTTACTCTCGGCGTTGTTTGCGGCGGCTACGGCGATTCTGGCCAAGGTTGGAGTGGCGCATATTGATTCCAACCTGGCTACGGCAATTCGCACGACGGTGGTTGTAGTCTTTGCCTGGGCGATTGCGCTGGGGCTGGGGAAACATAATGAACTGCGGCAAGTGGATGGAAGAGCGTGGCTGTTTCTGGCGCTTTCGGGGCTGGGGACGGGGCTTTCCTGGCTTTGCTACTTTCGGGCGTTGCAGCTTGGGCCGGCTTCGCGCGTAGCTCCGCTGGATAAGCTGAGCGTGGTGCTGGTGATGCTGTTTGCCGTGATTTTTCTGGGGGAAAAGTTGTCGCCCTGGGCCATGGTGGGTGGGTTGATGATTGCCGGTGGGGCCGTAGTTATGGTGCTGGCTTGA
- the ftsH gene encoding ATP-dependent zinc metalloprotease FtsH, whose amino-acid sequence MNSTVKTIMFWAFIVICLVLLFGVVQRGAGMGGKEQEIPFSSFLEKVQQNQVNDVTMQGIEVHGHLKSEGKDAPQFHTTVPSNYPDMITQMTNAKVQVTVKNAEGNLLWPILMNIGPLVLILGIWFFIMRQMQSGGNKAMSFGKSRARLLSMQQKKVTFKDVAGVDEAKEELKEIIEYLREPQRFQKLGGRIPKGVLLVGPPGTGKTLLARAVAGEANVPFFSISGSDFVEMFVGVGASRVRDLFEQGKKNAPCIIFIDEIDAVGRHRGAGLGGGHDEREQTLNQLLVEMDGFESNDGVILVAATNRPDVLDPALLRPGRFDRRVVVGLPDVRGREEVLRVHVKKVPVAEDVNLNVLARGTPGFSGADLANMVNEAALNAARVNRKQVTMYDMELAKDKVLMGAERKSMLLTDEDKKVTAYHEAGHALVSVLRDHTDPIHKVSIIPRGMALGVTVYLPGDRHNYTREYLETRLATAYGGRVAEEIFLKQMSTGAGSDIESATDLARRMVCEYGMSRLGPLTYGKKEEQIFLGREIAQHRDFSEETARQIDQEVRRLIDEAYQSAYTLVDTNKDAMHRIANALLERETIDAEEVRLLIEGKELPEIRSSLASPSDQGGGGGIQQILKPEGGRGNSGFPEGSPSPA is encoded by the coding sequence GTGAACTCGACCGTTAAGACAATCATGTTCTGGGCTTTCATCGTTATCTGCCTTGTCCTGCTCTTTGGAGTAGTGCAGCGCGGCGCCGGAATGGGTGGAAAAGAGCAGGAAATTCCTTTCTCCTCGTTCCTTGAAAAAGTCCAGCAGAACCAGGTGAACGACGTTACCATGCAAGGTATCGAAGTCCATGGTCATTTGAAATCCGAAGGTAAGGATGCTCCTCAATTCCATACCACGGTCCCTTCAAACTACCCGGACATGATCACCCAGATGACCAATGCCAAGGTTCAGGTCACAGTGAAGAATGCCGAAGGCAATCTCCTCTGGCCGATCTTGATGAACATTGGACCTCTCGTGCTGATCCTCGGAATCTGGTTCTTCATCATGCGGCAGATGCAGTCCGGCGGCAATAAAGCCATGTCCTTCGGCAAGAGCCGCGCCCGCTTGCTTTCCATGCAGCAGAAGAAAGTTACGTTCAAGGACGTAGCTGGCGTTGACGAAGCCAAGGAAGAGCTCAAGGAAATCATCGAGTATCTGCGTGAGCCCCAGCGCTTCCAAAAGCTCGGCGGACGCATCCCCAAGGGCGTTTTGCTCGTCGGACCTCCGGGTACCGGTAAAACTCTGCTCGCCCGCGCAGTAGCTGGAGAAGCGAACGTACCGTTCTTCTCCATCTCCGGTTCGGACTTTGTTGAAATGTTTGTCGGCGTCGGTGCAAGCCGCGTCCGCGACCTCTTCGAACAGGGCAAGAAGAACGCACCCTGCATCATCTTCATCGACGAAATCGACGCAGTTGGCCGCCATCGTGGCGCTGGCCTCGGCGGTGGACACGATGAACGTGAGCAGACCCTGAATCAACTCCTCGTCGAGATGGATGGATTCGAGTCCAACGACGGCGTGATCCTGGTCGCTGCAACTAATCGTCCCGACGTTCTCGATCCGGCACTGCTTCGCCCCGGTCGTTTTGACCGCCGCGTTGTAGTCGGTTTGCCTGACGTTCGCGGTCGCGAAGAAGTGCTCCGGGTCCACGTCAAAAAGGTTCCCGTCGCCGAAGATGTCAACCTCAACGTTCTGGCTCGTGGAACACCGGGTTTCAGCGGTGCCGATCTGGCCAACATGGTCAATGAAGCAGCCCTGAATGCAGCCCGCGTCAACCGCAAGCAGGTCACCATGTATGACATGGAACTGGCCAAGGACAAAGTCCTCATGGGTGCCGAGCGCAAGTCCATGCTCCTCACGGATGAAGACAAAAAAGTCACCGCGTATCACGAAGCCGGTCACGCACTGGTCTCCGTACTGCGCGATCACACCGATCCTATTCACAAGGTCAGCATCATTCCTCGCGGTATGGCGCTGGGCGTCACGGTCTATTTGCCCGGCGATCGCCACAACTACACCCGCGAGTACCTTGAAACCCGTCTGGCCACAGCCTACGGCGGACGCGTTGCTGAGGAAATCTTCCTTAAGCAAATGTCCACCGGTGCAGGCAGCGACATCGAGAGCGCAACCGATCTCGCCCGCCGCATGGTCTGCGAGTACGGCATGAGCCGCCTCGGTCCTCTGACCTACGGCAAGAAGGAAGAGCAGATCTTCCTCGGTCGCGAAATCGCGCAGCACCGTGACTTCTCCGAGGAAACGGCACGTCAGATCGACCAGGAAGTTCGCCGCCTGATCGATGAGGCCTACCAGTCTGCTTACACGCTCGTTGATACCAACAAGGACGCGATGCATCGCATCGCCAACGCCTTGCTGGAGCGGGAAACCATCGATGCGGAAGAAGTTCGTCTCCTCATTGAAGGCAAGGAACTGCCGGAAATTCGCTCATCCCTCGCATCGCCCAGCGATCAGGGTGGTGGCGGCGGAATCCAGCAGATTCTCAAACCCGAAGGCGGTCGCGGCAACTCCGGCTTCCCCGAAGGCTCACCCTCACCGGCATAA
- the tilS gene encoding tRNA lysidine(34) synthetase TilS, with product MIATHLPLSTSFLKPGLRLAIGLSGGADSVALTRALAARADELGIVLHAAHLHHGLRGAAADADRQFASDLAQSLGLIFHSAQVDTASEAEEHKESIEEAARRLRYTWFRQLMAHGHVDAVATAHTLDDQAETVLGKFLRGAWTEGLSGIHPIVVFPEGRILRPLLAATRPQIEAYLHELGQGWREDASNSDPAYTRNRLRHQLLPELEQWNPQIRKHLSNMAELSRDEEAWWQSELARLAPQLILTGRPVRGGGRASANEDALALDIVRVSALPPALQRRLLRHAAATLGVSLSFDATETLRLLATQGRAGQQLALPGPLTVERTPRELRLSRNQPKIHSSEAPAACPLPVPGEATAFGLRFQATATAPVSPAIIRNWKPGDRVTLRYSSGPRKVKEVLERLKVTGTDREHWPVVEWQGLIVWMQGAELQPIQELTISAQKE from the coding sequence GTGATCGCTACGCATCTTCCTCTCAGCACATCCTTCCTCAAGCCCGGCCTGCGGCTGGCCATCGGACTCTCCGGCGGCGCCGATTCCGTAGCCCTTACCCGTGCACTCGCCGCCCGTGCTGATGAACTGGGCATCGTCCTTCACGCCGCCCATCTGCATCACGGCCTCCGCGGCGCTGCAGCCGATGCCGATCGGCAATTCGCCTCGGACCTCGCCCAATCCCTCGGCCTCATCTTTCATTCCGCTCAGGTTGATACCGCCAGCGAAGCGGAAGAGCATAAGGAATCCATAGAAGAAGCAGCCCGCCGCCTGCGCTACACTTGGTTCCGCCAACTCATGGCCCATGGCCACGTGGATGCTGTAGCCACTGCCCACACCCTCGACGATCAGGCAGAGACCGTTTTAGGGAAATTCCTTCGCGGTGCCTGGACCGAAGGCCTCTCCGGCATCCATCCCATCGTCGTATTCCCTGAGGGCAGGATTCTCCGCCCGCTCCTCGCTGCCACGCGTCCTCAAATCGAGGCGTATCTTCATGAACTGGGTCAGGGCTGGCGCGAAGATGCCTCCAACAGCGACCCGGCCTACACCCGCAACCGCCTCCGCCACCAGTTGCTTCCGGAACTTGAGCAATGGAACCCCCAGATTCGGAAACATCTCTCCAACATGGCCGAGCTATCCCGCGATGAAGAAGCCTGGTGGCAATCCGAACTAGCCCGCCTCGCTCCCCAGCTCATCCTCACCGGGCGTCCCGTCCGCGGCGGTGGTCGTGCCTCCGCGAATGAAGACGCCCTCGCTCTGGACATAGTCCGCGTCAGCGCGCTGCCTCCCGCCCTGCAACGCCGCCTGCTTCGCCATGCCGCCGCTACCCTCGGAGTATCGCTCAGTTTCGACGCAACCGAGACCCTGCGCCTGCTCGCCACCCAGGGCCGCGCAGGCCAGCAACTGGCACTCCCCGGCCCGCTCACCGTCGAACGCACTCCCCGTGAACTCCGCCTCTCGCGTAACCAGCCTAAAATCCACTCATCGGAAGCGCCAGCCGCCTGCCCGCTTCCTGTGCCTGGCGAGGCCACCGCCTTTGGCCTGCGTTTTCAGGCCACCGCCACTGCCCCGGTTTCCCCCGCAATCATCCGCAATTGGAAGCCTGGTGACCGAGTAACCCTGCGCTACTCCAGCGGTCCACGCAAGGTAAAAGAAGTACTTGAACGCCTCAAAGTCACCGGAACCGACAGGGAACACTGGCCTGTCGTCGAATGGCAAGGCCTCATCGTCTGGATGCAGGGCGCAGAACTCCAGCCCATCCAGGAATTGACCATTTCCGCGCAGAAGGAATAA